One genomic region from Mesotoga sp. UBA6090 encodes:
- a CDS encoding decaprenyl-phosphate phosphoribosyltransferase, whose product MFSAEDSPGIGSADFLWEMLMVDFAVVLRLIRIRHWLKNLFVFAPLVFSSNLTDSTSLLRAFLIFIAFCLISSSVYIFNDIRDRESDSHHSRKKNRPVASGEIKLRDAWILAGILATLAVLVALFLPYLALVFLLLYVVENLFYTLKGKDMVLIDAFCISAGFVIRVMAGAYAIETSPTGWIVVTTFFLSLFLGFGKRRNELLTLKEESNNHRKVLTLYDHKYLDYLMISTASISIISYTLYCLDPQVIGKFSTDKLVYTVPFVTYGVFRYLLLLFRNGEGDPTEVVTRDRGIAITVLLWIVSVMLVIYFPTWM is encoded by the coding sequence ATGTTCTCTGCAGAAGATTCACCTGGAATAGGAAGCGCAGATTTCTTGTGGGAGATGTTAATGGTCGATTTCGCGGTAGTTTTGAGGCTTATAAGAATACGTCACTGGCTGAAGAATCTCTTTGTTTTCGCTCCACTGGTCTTTTCATCTAACCTTACTGACTCGACCTCTCTTCTGAGAGCTTTTCTGATCTTCATTGCCTTCTGTCTAATTTCGAGTAGTGTCTACATTTTCAACGACATCCGAGACCGAGAAAGCGATAGTCATCACTCAAGAAAGAAAAATCGACCTGTGGCTTCCGGTGAGATCAAATTGAGAGATGCCTGGATACTTGCAGGCATTCTGGCGACACTTGCCGTCCTGGTCGCTCTCTTTCTTCCTTATCTGGCACTGGTCTTTCTGTTGCTGTATGTTGTCGAGAATCTCTTCTATACACTGAAAGGCAAGGACATGGTCTTGATAGACGCCTTCTGCATTTCTGCCGGGTTCGTGATAAGAGTAATGGCCGGGGCGTATGCTATTGAGACAAGCCCGACTGGCTGGATAGTAGTTACGACGTTTTTCCTCTCTCTCTTCCTAGGTTTTGGAAAGAGGAGAAACGAACTGCTTACCCTGAAAGAAGAAAGCAACAACCATCGCAAAGTACTCACATTGTATGACCACAAATATCTTGACTATCTTATGATCTCAACCGCATCTATCTCGATAATCTCATACACACTTTACTGTCTCGATCCGCAGGTGATAGGGAAATTCAGCACGGATAAGCTGGTTTACACCGTGCCCTTCGTAACTTATGGAGTCTTCAGGTATCTTCTTCTCCTTTTCAGAAACGGCGAGGGTGATCCGACAGAAGTAGTGACCAGAGACAGAGGAATAGCTATAACCGTTTTACTGTGGATTGTGTCTGTAATGCTTGTGATTTACTTTCCTACCTGGATGTAA
- a CDS encoding DMT family transporter, translating into MNITEGIVLLVAIVFNAVANILLKHGMQNAPDINSAGLLGMLINSITNISVWLGLFSFGVAFIFYSVVLTRMKLGVAYPIMTSAGFAIVTVVAVFLFDERLSVMKIAGIAVIALGIWLVAVAK; encoded by the coding sequence ATGAATATTACCGAAGGTATAGTACTTCTAGTAGCAATAGTATTCAATGCCGTGGCAAACATCCTGCTTAAACACGGAATGCAGAACGCGCCCGACATCAACAGCGCTGGACTCCTTGGGATGCTCATCAATTCAATCACAAATATCAGCGTCTGGTTGGGGCTTTTCTCATTCGGGGTGGCCTTTATCTTCTACAGCGTAGTTCTTACGAGGATGAAACTGGGAGTGGCCTATCCAATAATGACGAGTGCCGGATTTGCAATAGTGACCGTGGTCGCAGTATTTCTCTTTGATGAAAGGCTTAGCGTAATGAAGATAGCGGGCATTGCCGTAATCGCCCTTGGCATATGGCTCGTTGCAGTGGCGAAATAA